GAAATCCGAGTGTCACTGACACAAAGAACGCCCATATTGTCTGCGCCTTGCCATCCCATATTCCTACAGAAAATCCCTTCGTCCCCACCCATAGACAGATTGCACCTATCCCCAATACAGCCCCATGAATCACAAACGTAAAGATCAACGCCTGCACAATCTGCCCAAACGTATCAGGCCGTTTGAACGCGGTGAGCGTGTAGAAAATCCAGGTAGAAACAAATCCGGGAATCAGATACTGCAACAACGGAATAACTTCTTTGACCAGATCATCCATGATCCGTGGCTCCTTGAAAGGCATGCCCCTCCGGTTACCGGGCGGCACTCAGAAGCCTAGCGCACACTGGGATACGCCTCATGCCGATCTGTCACAGCGCATTTCGCAAAGCAAAAAAAAGCAGAAACCATTGATCCGGTTTCTGCTTTTTGTGCGGCTGGTTTTTGCAGCGGAGGCTGGGCTTTACAGGCAGTCACGCACCGATTTGCGCAACGACCCGGACTTGGCCCATGGCGGTCCCTGATACAGGGAAACGCGACTACCGTCCTTGTATTTGATGATGTCGAGAATCTCGTCGGCGGTGACGAGGCTCGGCGCCTTGATCCGGTAGCCGTTGGAAATGGACGTCTGCGTGGTCTTAGGAATGTCCTGCTGCCACAACGGCAACAAGCACGCGGCATAGTCTTTAGGCGCTTTGGTAGTGGTTTTGCTGAGATTTGGCTCGCCCGGCACCAGCGATGCTGGCAATGAGCAACCCGCCAGCAATGCCAACGCCAAACTCCCGATCCATATCCGCATGGTGTTTCCCTGATCTTGAAAAACGCGAATGTAACGTGTAACCGGGTGTACATCCAGCGCGGCACGTCGCCCACAAGGGAGATTGGACAAATATTTACATGCATGCAGCCCGGTGGCAGACGAGCTGCGCATCATCGAAGAAAAATGCGACTACTCTGTTCTACCGAGAATGTTCCGGAGGTGATCATGCGGCTCAATGAATACGAACACGAACTTCAGCGCGACCTGCAAGCCGTTGCATCGGATCTGAGATGGTCGGCGGTCGACCTCAAACGCATCGCCGAACAGCTGCGCAAGAGCGGCAATGAAGCGGATGCCCAGGCGGTACTCAGGTCCTGCGAGGTGCTGCAAAGTGATGAAGAACGCCTGCAGCTGTATGCCAGGGAAGTGAAGACGCGCTCCATCAGCCGGACCAAAGTCCACTGATACCACCCCCTGCCCTCAACAAAAGCCCCGGCAATCACCGGGGCTCTTTCGTTACATTTGCTTCAACTTGCAGTGTGACTTCGCGCTCGCACCGAGCGTTTTCTGTAACCCGGCAACGCAGCGGCATAGGCCAGCGCCTCCTCTCTGCTACCGAACGACGCAAGCCGATCGCCTTGAGTACAAACCCGCCACGGGCCGTTGTTCACGCTGAGTACGTCGTAGCCGTTCATGTGCATTTTGTTCAAGACCGGAATGCTCATGGGTACCTCCTTTTTGCCGACGGTGGAGTCAGCTCTGCCTTTTTAACTTACACCCGGATGCCGCAGTTGTGCCGACCGGATGTCGCCATCGCGAGGCGCCAAGGCTCTGGCACTTTCAGCCACGCCAAACACTCAAAACCCCAAGGGAACCTTTGAATCCGGGCCCGGCTCGAATATTGCAGTTTTATTTCATTTATGTGACACGCAGTAAACAGGTAACAGATGAAAGTACGCGCCACCGTTATTTGCGAGCAGGATCGACACGTTCTCCTGGTGCGCAAACCCCGCTGCCGCTGGACATTGCCCGGCGGCAAGGTCGAGCCTGGGGAAACCAAAGCCGGGGCGGCGATGCGCGAGCTGCAGGAAGAAACAGCACTGGATGCCGAGCAGATGTTGTATCTGATGGAACTGCACAGCGGCAGCACCCAGCATCATGTCTACGAGGCGTCGGTGCTCGATCTTGAGCAGTTGCGCCCGCAAAACGAGATCACCGAATGCATCTGGCATCCGCTGGACGCGGTGCAGAATCTACCCACCAGCGAGGCGACGTTACGCATCGTGCAGGCGTTTCAGCGGCGCTTGTAAGGTATCAGCCGGCGAATGCCCGGCGCCCGGCGCTCATTTCCGTACGCAATTCGCCAATGAAGTTGGAAATGTCGCGGATCGTCACCAGATGTTCCGGTGAGACACCATTGAGCAACAACTCGACTCGCCCGGAGTCAGGCTCATAAACCTTGATCCGCAACAGTCCCTGCTCCACTTGTGTGCATTCGCATTCAAGCGACGGAAAGCCGGATTCGACAATCCGGCAGATGTCGGCAATGGCTAACATGGGCGCACGCCTCGCAGGCGATGAGTCGGTCGACCGATTCAGCATAGATGAGCGATCAATAATCTGCCGCCCAAGCAAGTGCCAACCCGATCACATTTCCAGCGCGGCCTCAGTGCGCGTCATGATCCCAGATCCAGTTCCACATTCCCGGCAACTGCACCGGCTGCGAACTCTGCTGAACCGTACGCGCCAGCGCCGCTTTCTGTAGCGTCGCGTGATCATCGTAGAACGGTTTGTCCGCCAGTCTCACGCCCGTGGCGGCGGCGCTGTCGAGCAGGATCTGCAGGTACTCGCGGGTATGCCGCGCGGTGTAGCGGTTGAGGTCATGAAAGGTCACCACCACTGGAATCACCCCGTCTACGGTCGGAAATTCGCCGAGGGCAATGCGCTCGCGGACTTCCGATAGCTGGCGCAGCATATTCGCCCGACGTCGGGGACTGGCGTTGAAGCCCCAGATCTTGCCGTCATTGGCGCTCAAATCGGTCAACAACACGTGCAAGCCATGCTGCTGATACGCGGCGAAGGTGCGCTTGTCGTAATTCCAGAATGGCGGGCGCAGCAGGATCGGTGCTGCTCCGGTGATCGCGGCGATATCCGCCGTGCCGTTGCGCAACGACTGCTCCAGTTCTTGCGGATCGAGCGAGCGATGATTGGTGTGCCAATGGGTGGCGGTGTGGAATCCGAGGATGTGCCCTTCGGCGTGCTCGCGCCGCATGATGCCGCGACCAATGTCACTGTTACCGGCGCGAGGCGCGCGGGTCTGGACGAAGAACACCGCTTTGATGTCCGGTTGCACCGGGTTGACCTTGAGGCTATCGAGCACGGTCGCCGAAGGGTTCCAGAAACTCGAGGCGCTGGGGCCATCATCGAAGGTCAGCAGAAAACGCACCGGGGCCTGGGCCTTGAGCCGGGTTTCGGTTTGCGCGGTCATCTCGATCGGCGCGGCAATGCAGCCGGCCAGCCCAAGCGCGATGGCCGCTGCACAGAGAAGATTGAACGCGTATTTCATGTTTTGCCTTGCGCCTGGCCGTTGCGGCCCTGTTGTCGACTGGCAAAACTCCCTCGCCCTGATCCATCCCTGCGCCCGGCTTCGCGAGCCAGATTTGGATAGGGTACACAGGCTTTGGTTCCGGCGCTCGCTCAGTCAGCCAGAGCCTGTTGAAACGAGGTATCGATGACCCCGGCGGTGGCCAGCGGCGCCGGCAGTGCCTTGACCTTGAACAGGAAGTCCGCGGTGCCTTGCAGGTCGACCGCCGCCTGCTGATCCACCGGCCCGACAGTCATGTGCGCCTGACGCAACCAGTGCCGTGAAACCTGCTGATCGAGATTGGCTTTCTTCGCCCACAGGTCCGCGTATTCGTCAGTGTGGCTGTCGACCCAGGCCCGCGCCTGTTTCAAACGCCCGAGAAAATCGGCAATCGCGGCACGCTTGCTGTCGATCGACGGCGCCGACGCGGCAATCGCGCTGAGTCCCGGCATCAGGTTTTTCGCGGTGAGAATCGGCCGCGCACCGGAGAACACGATTTGCTGGGAGATGTACGGTTCCCACACCGGGAACGCGTCGATGCTGCCCTGTGGCAATGCCGCTGCCGCATCAATCGGCATCAACTTGACGAAGTCGACGTAATTTTCCGGCAGACCGCCCTGCTCCAGGGCGCGCAAGGTCAGCTGCTGGCTCCAGGCGCCGGGCCAGTAGGCGACTTTCTTGCCCTTCAGATCAGCGATGGTTTTCACCGGCGAATCTTTCGGCACCAGCAAGGCGATAGTGTCCGGGTTCTGCCGCGACACACCGATCAGTTTCACCGGCGCCTGTTTGGCGGCGAGAAACAGAAAACCCGAATCGCCAAGAAATCCCAGATCCAGCGAGCCGGTCTGCAACGCCTCGGCCAGTGGCGCGGCGGCCTGGAAGTGCTTCCAGTCGACGCTGTAAGGCGCGTCTTTCAACACGCCGGAGGCTTCGACCGAAGCGCGGATGTTGTAGTAATTCTGGTCTCCGACGTGCAGGACCAACGGCTCGGCGGCGTGGGCAAGCGGTGCGGTGAATAATGCGGTCATCAGTGTGCTGCGGAGCAAACGAGAGAGCTTCATGGGGAGGTCCTGCGACGGGATTTTACATAGACCATAACGCTGTTGATAAACCGATTTTAAATTCGATTAAGGCATAAGCTCAGCGCTCGGAATGCTCACTGTCCGCTGCGCAACAGTGCCTTGCCACAATGTTTCCCATGCAACAGTTGAAAGGCGCTAAAACCGGGGAAAACCCCGTAAACATGGGTCGAAACGCACATGGCACAGAGCCTGCAATATTCCATTCATGCAGGACGCAGCCGATAAAAATATATTTTTGGACATAACAACCAGTGCCTTTGCCGGAGCGCCCCATGACATCGTTCTTACCGTTTACCCGCCTCAAAACGCTGCTGGTCGCCAGCGCCATGGCATTGAGCCTGCAACCGCTGGCCGAAGCCGCCGAAGCGCCGCCTGCGGAAGTCCATCTGGATTACGCTTACTACTCACCCGTGAGTCTGGTGCTCAAACATTTCGGTTTTCTCGAAAAGGCCCTGCCACAGTCCAAAATCAGTTGGGTGCTGAGCCAGGGCAGTAACCGTTCACTGGAATACCTGAACAGCGGTGGCGTCGATTTCGCCTCCAGCGCCAGCCTTGCCGCTGTGCTGAGCCGGGCCAACGGCAGCCCGATCAAATCGGTATACGTTTACAGCCGTGCCGAATGGACCGCATTGGTGGTGCGCAAGGATTCGCCCTACCAGAGCCTCGCCGACCTCAAGGGCAAGAAAATCGCCGCCACCAAAGGCACCGATCCGTACCTGTTCACCCTGCGCAGCCTGCAACAGGCCGGGTTGAAGAAAGACGACGTGGAACTGGTGCACCTGCAACATCCGGACGGCCGCACCGCGCTGGAAAAAGGCGATGTCGACGCCTGGGCCGGACTCGATCCGCACATGGCCGCCAGCCAGGTGCAGGCCGGTTCGCGTTTGCTGTATCGCAACCCGGCATTCAACAGCTACGGCGTGGTCAGCGTCACCGAGCAGTACGCCAAGGAACATCCGCAAACCATCGACACGGTGATCAAAGCCTACGAGCAGGCGCGCGAATGGGCGCTGAAAAATCCCGAAGAGTTCGCCGCGTTGCTGGCCAAGGAGTCCGGTCTGCCGCTGGACGTGGCCAAACTGCAGCTGTCGCGCACCGATCTGAGCAGCCCGCAACTGACCGCCAACGACGTGCAAGCGTCGAAAGCCGCAGCACCGATTCTGGTCTCCGAGGAACTGGTGCGGCGTGGAGTGAATGTTGATCAAGTCATCGATCAGTTGCTCGACAGCGGAGTGCAGCAAGCCGTCGCCCGCCAGTAATCGACCAGACTCACAGCCCATCCGCGCTCGACGCGGATTCGCTGTGAGCGGAGCCCACGTATGAGCACTCGCAGTAACGAACTGCCCGCGCCGCCTCGCAGCTTGTCGAGGCCGCGCCCTTCCACCCTCACCCCGACATGGCGCCGGCGCCTGAAAGGTCTGGCCCTGCCACTGCTGATCGTGGTCGCCCTGGAGTTCATCGTGCGTCTCGGCTGGCTGCCGTCCTATCAAATGCCGGCGCCCAGCGAGATCGCCCTGACCCTCACCGACCTCGCCGAAGGCGCGCTGTGGAAACACATCGGCGCCAGCCTGCTGCGGGTGTTGCTCGGTTTTGCGATTGGCGCCAGCCTCGCGCTGGTATTCGCCGCCTGGGTCGGTTTGAGCCGCGAGGCCGAGGCTTATCTGGAGCCGACGTTCGCCGCGCTGCGTTCGATTCCGAGTCTGGCCTGGGTGCCGCTGTTGCTGTTGTGGCTGGGCATCGATGAAACCTCGAAGATCGTGCTGATCGCCATCGGTGCGTTCTTTCCGGTGTACGTCAACGTGGTCGCGGCGATTCGCAACATCGATCGCAAACTTGTCGAGGTCGGGCGCATCTATGGCTTCAGCCGCCTGCAACTGGTGCGGCGGATTCTGCTGCCCGCCGCCCTGCCCGGCCTGTTCACCGGGCTGCGCAGCGGCATGAGTCTGGCGTGGATGTTTCTGGTGGCCGCCGAGCTGATCGCCGCGACCAAGGGCCTCGGTTATCTGCTCAGCGACGGCCGCGAAACCTCGCGCCCGGACATCGTGCTGGCGGCGATTATCGTGCTCGCCTTGCTCGGCAAACTCAGCGACGGTTTGCTCGCAGTGCTGGAACGCCGCTGGCTGATGTGGCGCGACACCTTCACCGGTCAGGAGGCGCAGGATTGATTGGCCAGAGCCAACTATGCT
The Pseudomonas fluorescens genome window above contains:
- a CDS encoding aliphatic sulfonate ABC transporter substrate-binding protein gives rise to the protein MTSFLPFTRLKTLLVASAMALSLQPLAEAAEAPPAEVHLDYAYYSPVSLVLKHFGFLEKALPQSKISWVLSQGSNRSLEYLNSGGVDFASSASLAAVLSRANGSPIKSVYVYSRAEWTALVVRKDSPYQSLADLKGKKIAATKGTDPYLFTLRSLQQAGLKKDDVELVHLQHPDGRTALEKGDVDAWAGLDPHMAASQVQAGSRLLYRNPAFNSYGVVSVTEQYAKEHPQTIDTVIKAYEQAREWALKNPEEFAALLAKESGLPLDVAKLQLSRTDLSSPQLTANDVQASKAAAPILVSEELVRRGVNVDQVIDQLLDSGVQQAVARQ
- a CDS encoding DUF2188 domain-containing protein, yielding MSIPVLNKMHMNGYDVLSVNNGPWRVCTQGDRLASFGSREEALAYAAALPGYRKRSVRARSHTAS
- a CDS encoding NUDIX hydrolase gives rise to the protein MKVRATVICEQDRHVLLVRKPRCRWTLPGGKVEPGETKAGAAMRELQEETALDAEQMLYLMELHSGSTQHHVYEASVLDLEQLRPQNEITECIWHPLDAVQNLPTSEATLRIVQAFQRRL
- a CDS encoding ABC transporter substrate-binding protein, with translation MKLSRLLRSTLMTALFTAPLAHAAEPLVLHVGDQNYYNIRASVEASGVLKDAPYSVDWKHFQAAAPLAEALQTGSLDLGFLGDSGFLFLAAKQAPVKLIGVSRQNPDTIALLVPKDSPVKTIADLKGKKVAYWPGAWSQQLTLRALEQGGLPENYVDFVKLMPIDAAAALPQGSIDAFPVWEPYISQQIVFSGARPILTAKNLMPGLSAIAASAPSIDSKRAAIADFLGRLKQARAWVDSHTDEYADLWAKKANLDQQVSRHWLRQAHMTVGPVDQQAAVDLQGTADFLFKVKALPAPLATAGVIDTSFQQALAD
- a CDS encoding polysaccharide deacetylase family protein — protein: MKYAFNLLCAAAIALGLAGCIAAPIEMTAQTETRLKAQAPVRFLLTFDDGPSASSFWNPSATVLDSLKVNPVQPDIKAVFFVQTRAPRAGNSDIGRGIMRREHAEGHILGFHTATHWHTNHRSLDPQELEQSLRNGTADIAAITGAAPILLRPPFWNYDKRTFAAYQQHGLHVLLTDLSANDGKIWGFNASPRRRANMLRQLSEVRERIALGEFPTVDGVIPVVVTFHDLNRYTARHTREYLQILLDSAAATGVRLADKPFYDDHATLQKAALARTVQQSSQPVQLPGMWNWIWDHDAH
- a CDS encoding DUF1652 domain-containing protein, producing the protein MLAIADICRIVESGFPSLECECTQVEQGLLRIKVYEPDSGRVELLLNGVSPEHLVTIRDISNFIGELRTEMSAGRRAFAG
- a CDS encoding ABC transporter permease — protein: MSTRSNELPAPPRSLSRPRPSTLTPTWRRRLKGLALPLLIVVALEFIVRLGWLPSYQMPAPSEIALTLTDLAEGALWKHIGASLLRVLLGFAIGASLALVFAAWVGLSREAEAYLEPTFAALRSIPSLAWVPLLLLWLGIDETSKIVLIAIGAFFPVYVNVVAAIRNIDRKLVEVGRIYGFSRLQLVRRILLPAALPGLFTGLRSGMSLAWMFLVAAELIAATKGLGYLLSDGRETSRPDIVLAAIIVLALLGKLSDGLLAVLERRWLMWRDTFTGQEAQD